From Montipora foliosa isolate CH-2021 chromosome 6, ASM3666993v2, whole genome shotgun sequence, a single genomic window includes:
- the LOC138008649 gene encoding zinc finger protein 862-like, with protein MTGSLQSEIQNAVNLSTKGLKERFNILLHAADSTEVERQPTRKEPEYGPREVLWDMLVFNVNAWPTRSSELMEHGRQEVQRLTNWFRVALERAGCKTKEINEQWVSLKIQVNSQFRKLDYVTLWQTLLTKVPYKEDFKDILHLVEILLVLPISAAQCERAVSAQNRIKSSTRAMLGVSVLEDLIRISSEGPPVADFDPAPAVARWFSRDKSKGERSRRPHFLNN; from the coding sequence ATGACAGGCAGCCTTCAGTCTGAAATCCAGAATGCAGTGAATCTTAGCACAAAAGGTCTCAAAGAGAGGTTTAACATTCTACTACATGCTGCCGACAGTACCGAGGTGGAGCGTCAACCTACCAGGAAAGAACCTGAATATGGCCCCAGAGAGGTTCTATGGGACATGCTGGTTTTTAATGTGAATGCCTGGCCCACACGTTCAAGTGAATTGATGGAACATGGAAGACAGGAGGTACAGCGATTGACCAACTGGTTCAGAGTAGCACTGGAGAGAGCAGGCTGCAAAACTAAAGAAATCAACGAACAGTGGGTTTCCCTTAAAATTCAAGTCAACAGCCAGTTCCGCAAGCTGGACTACGTCACCCTTTGGCAAACCTTGCTGACGAAAGTCCCATACAAGGAGGACTTCAAAGATATCTTACATCTAGTAGAGATCCTTCTTGTTCTCCCGATTTCTGCGGCTCAGTGCGAGCGGGCTGTGTCAGCCCAGAATAGGATCAAGAGCAGCACCAGAGCAATGCTTGGTGTGTCCGTACTCGAAGACTTGATCCGTATATCGTCTGAGGGCCCACCTGTGGCTGACTTTGATCCAGCTCCCGcagttgctcgttggttttcaCGGGACAAGTCTAAAGGGGAACGCTCAAGACGACCACACTTTTTAAACAATTAA